Genomic DNA from Gossypium hirsutum isolate 1008001.06 chromosome A01, Gossypium_hirsutum_v2.1, whole genome shotgun sequence:
tgttcagaaaaaaagattttgaaattaaaaattaaaaagaaattttgttaatttaCCATGAATTAGATCATACAAGTCAGGAAAAAAAGAATAAACACCTATCCTCGATGGTAAATGATCCATCAACTCAATCGCAATATGTTTGAAGTGATTACAAATATTTAACatgataaaaaaatcaattcgaATGGTCTAAAGCAACAAGTAAAATCAACAAAAGAATCGAGTATCACCAATTGGAAAGTATGACgacaaaatcatccctaaaatcacttacAAACTCAATACTATTTGCATAAATAAAACTACAAAATTACAAAACCTTGTACTAGATAAGACAAAAACTTGTAAAATTGAAGATTTATTAAacaattgaaatgaaaaaaagaaatatataatatttaagacAATATGAGTCCAAATTAActtatgaaataatttattattctgaaTTACTGTCAAAATATGAATAGATTAAAAAGTTAATGAAGAGCTACCATTCGAATATTTACGATCAACTCACTTTTCAAGAGCTGCTAGTGGCCAGTAAATGTTTAATGATGATAGACACCATCTTTTGTTCATCACAAACTTGTAAAGATAGTAAAGATGCCCACAAAACAAATCTATAAATTGAAAAGAGAAAATGTATATGGAGTGAATGAAGAGAATAAATAACGAGCAAGAGGGTGGGAGAGAGAAAAAGGGAGGCACTATCACTCAGCAAAAGAAGGGAGAAGAAGTAACCAGTTTaggagaaaaagagaaatttttaGGGCTTTACCTCAaccataaaaaaaatacttaaaattgaaattaaaatattattgatCATGTTTAACTATAAAAAcatgtttaaatattaaaatttacatttaattgttctttttaaagtttataagtaCAGACAGattaaaaatttgaataattcaaactAAAATTGATTAATCGAATCAAAACTCACACATGACAATTGTACATAATGAGACTTAAAGATTAGCATATATGATTACACATAGTGGATCTTGAATCTATGTATTTAAAACTCATAACCTTGGCCTTTGTCAATTATGCTAATGCCTTATTGGCCTTAACTGATTCctacaataaatttaaaaatgaaatttattttctagctgaatcataaataaaataataaaatatttatatttaaatattgaataaacattaatttcaaatttgatctttaaataatttttacttttattttattataaaagtattttttaataaaaaagatattAATAATTAGAAATGGGTTGAATCAAAATGTGTCCCTATGTCCTTTTAGAACATAAATTAAGGGAAAGAAACAAGCAATAAAGTTCCAACCTCGACGGGATTAGGTGGTCTTTTTCTCCATTCaaattttattacaaaaattgCAGATGTTTGGCTTTGCCTTTATCACAATATTAGTAGGGGCCACGTTACCGTTATGATTAATCTCCCTCcacttattatataaatttattcaaagaaCACCACTATTTTTTTCTATGGATTAGGGAAAATTAGAATTACTTACATGCCATTGTAAAGGACATCAATTTTcagttattaatggatggttttgGCAATAGATTTAATCACACATCTACCCTTTTAAATTaccaaaatttattaataaaacataaatcaaataaattattatattagtcaTATAAGCAACCATTTTCCATCCTTCTATTCTTACCCATCTCACCTTGAATGCCAAgaataaaattcaattatttataattatttttttaaacccaaaaaaccccaatattttaattgtatttttctAGGCAAGTAAacttcaaattactatttttattgaaaatgttAATTAACTATGTTATTGGGacttgaatttaaatataaaatagaataaaaaaattattttatttagggtatttaaatttttgttaaaattaaattaatcgatCAAACTAATCTAATTcgattaatcggtcggttaatcaatttaattcaatcggaaattgataaattattttttggaaGTTTGGTTATTGAGTAATTAactgaacttaataattaataatacaaattatatgtagttttaatttggataattcggtcaaatgaatattatcaatttaatttaatttttatatattttatacttggtttaacaaaaaatttaaaaaaatatataaattttgttaaattcagttaaccgactgACAAACCGAAATATTTTGGTTcggttattttttttttaattttgattcagttAATAGttaaaagcttaaaaaatttgattaattcaattaatactaATCCGATTTGGTTAACTGGTTGAACGCCCCTATgaaaaaatattcataaataggatctaaaaacataaaatataattttatatgtgtatgtatttgAGCCCGctcataaaattaaaacatttttcatCGATTatgtatcaaatattaatttcacaagtcaaaaataataatttaattgttaatccTAAAAGTTCCTTATTATAAGTTGTaaacttctaattatttgaaTTTTCCTCCAATATTCCAACAAACTTTGACTCGCAAAGTACCTAATCATACTACAACTTGTAATCAaacacattattaaaaaaaatcaaaaacaacTTTGAATTTTAATCAAACaaccgaatttaaaaaaaaaaacgaaagaaaaaaaaCTGTCTCAAAGGACAAAATTTGTTTGCATTTCATTTTCAATCCCATTATCTTCATAACAAGTCAAGAAACATACCCTTCAAGTAAAGAATCCTAACGTTTTGGGCAAAATCAAAGCAAATGTGTAAACCTAATtattgcaaaaaaagaaaaaagaaaaaggaggacCACAATTactcaatatttcatgcaccCATAATCTTTAATTGCCttatcattaaatttttaacCATCAGCATTAAATTTGGCTAATTAATTCTCGTTATTCATGGTTttctaaatcaaagcttaaaatatttaattgttttttttatttagtcctccGAAAGCTTGGATTTGTTacaatttgataataaaaaataagggtttaatgaaaatgaaaaatgggtAATCTAAAAGAATTGATCTACCTACCTACCAAAGAGTATTCTAATGAAAGCTGTATTGGTAAGTGGTAAGTAGGCCATTTATTCATTGGATGCAATGGAATTTGcattataatttgtaaacaaaataaataaataaataattgaatatatacaagaaaaaaaaaggggaagaaaaaaataagggtaaactatcaaaatagtcatttttatttgcctcaggttacattttagtcacttatgtttcaaatgttacgttttagtcatttacgtgattgtattataatattttagttactGAGCTGTTAATTACCGTCAACGGTATAATGGTAAGCTGATGTGGtatattaaatcatcatttcaaataaaaatattaggttaaattatacatttagtccttatattttttcattttgagcaatttaatttttttcttttaagttcttttaactttttttttaaatttttcattttcttctgcttctccctctatttttctcccttattcatttcttttagcatagttttttttagggtttctatttgttaaaactagtccacaaACTCACCtcacttgaaaaaaaataaattgttcaaaaaaataaaaatataggaacTAGTTtcaacaaatggaaaatataaaaaaactatgttaaaagaaattgaGAAGGGAGGGAAATAGATGAAcaagcagaagagaatgaaaaaaaaggaaaaaaaacataaaagaaaagaaatactcaaaataaaaaaaaaatatggggattgattgtaaatttgtaacagccaaatttttcagtggtatcggaaaacagtgattcgagattacAAAATCCAatgagtaagtttagaaattttaataaataataattatgggcCAAGCgcgaatttaaaagaatttttgaattagtaaattttgcgattttaaaagaattaatcaagTAAATTggattgaaaacgaggtatcgagacctcaaattcataaaacgagccataaatattttagaaatatttatggagtgttagtaagtcagtattaaagtttcgtcaagaaattttaagattttggtagtcaattgggtaaaaaggattaaattgaattaagtgtaaaattatgaaatgtgattaaatagctctagtaatAATTAAAGGAGGACCAAATAAGCAATTAAACACCCATATTGGGCTGAACGGCATGTGTGTGcaggaaaaataaaaaccaagtgtgaacaaggggcaaaattggaaatttttgcaaattaagcatataaaacaagacaattGAAAAATTTAGAGATATCATCATTcttcttcagcaaaaacgccatgggaggtctgaaagttGCTGTTTTTCATAGTTttacatatgtgagttcaattcttgcccttttctttgagatttttatgtttttgtgacttttacaattaggtccaagtgtttaattcattagtttttgattttatggataAGTGTTGGCTgtttattatgaactaaaataGATTTGAAGCTTTTactttgttgtttgatgattttatcaagtaatttcaatagaaattgattttagaacctaattgtgaaaaagttgtgaattaaggtttagtgctaaaattctgatttttaaaggttgtgtaatagtttagaatgatggaataaaatgttaattgagaaaaattagcttaagtGATGGGCTAATtcagcaaggactgaattgtatgaccagtgaaatttagaggaaaaatggtaataaacatcttgaactaaaacagttttggacagcagcagtaggttaactttgaaaaatcaccataaattttagaaattgaatcagaggatgaaaaaaatattgaattaaagcttattgagtctaatttcttatagaataaacggtgtaagcaattgaattgtaagttatgagatataataaattttgtgagacaaggtcagaatgaatttgggttcccctgttctgactttggaaaattacaaaaatttggataaaaataattagaggctcaaaattatatttttagaatccttaatgagtctattttcaagataaaccaACAAGAACATTCTCTGAGTTTTGTaatgtgagataattaattttaaagaagagaggttagaactgtcagatagtgaaacaggggaaactttaatgaataaactgtactaattggctaaagcaaaaattctaaaaattttatggtagaaatatatgtgagtcaagtttcaaggaaaatttacagatcttaatttggatctctgtagctcaaattaaaaataatttagtgattatgacaCGAATGGACAGCTTTAAAcaaatttataagtaaatagtgagatcatagataatgttacttataagaatgctatatacatttaggatgtggaatggagaggaggaggagaaaaataaacatatgaattttcaGCTAGCAAGGGTTTTGTTGGGTTTTTCACACAGGAAGAAAAACATAACTAAGTTATCCGGATAAAACATGAAACTCTTGTTGAAGCTAGAGCAACAAAGTAATTATtccggatgaaatatgaagctctTGTTGAAGTTAGAGCAACAAGGTAATAATTCCGGATGAAGTATGAAGTAAGTTTGGGATtcaaagacttaggagttgtaaCCAAACGAACAGAAGCAAATGGGATAAAAAATTTAGAGAagtatttcatatttcatccgggTAACATACATACTGTTGTTTGTTGCCACCCTTAATAGGTTTACttttaaaatggataatttgtatgttttagactcagggactaaattgaataaagaaaaattgtacgggcaattttgtaaaaatatcaaaaatgaccaaaatgaaggaaatgaattgttttagtatttaaattataaaattaaatgaaactaTTAATtaagatcaagatcgggtgaaaacatgttttagggattaaattaaaaagtgttgaaattgtggaaaattttgttattttatagaatttatgggtttttatcaatatatataagaataattagGTTCGAAACAAGGATTTAATTACaagaactttatttttctttgtctatggatgaaatcgtcattaatcaaaagtttatgggtaaaatgataattttgcctagagattaattgaatgtattagaatatgaaataaataaaaatgatgatcaaatttatttataaagatccgggtggctcaaatatgagacttgaacgtgaaaaagaaaaagtttttggATTAGTAAAACTATAAATACAAATAAGCAATGAAGTAAGTTCGTGCAACTTGAATTGagttattgaatgtttaaattatacatttatgtgacatgaatgtgaattgaatgtttaaatgtatgttttgggcttttaaGGGCCCAATAGAGGGAcattatgattattttcagaatatgaataataaattattcagaattatctaaaaatgctcagtaaactctggtaatgcctcgtaccctattccggcaacggatacgggtagaaggtgttacaaaattaacctaaaatttttgtttaaaatgatgatttaacatgccactttagcttactgttacaccgttaactgcaattaacggctcaatgactaaaatgttagaATACAataacgtaagtaactaaaatataatatgaggtaaataaaagtgacatttttatagtttatctcataaaataaattttattattattaagtggatTATCATTTTATAGAAAGCgtttaatttgcatttttttatataatataaataacgAATAGTAATCTTAAATACTTTTATTTCCACTCAAGTTAAgcttacatatttattttttatttaaatatattaaaacattgaaaattcaattttatagttttcattattttcataattaaattaaataattttataattaataatttattacaaaatctttgatttatttcaaTCAAATTGTTTTCTACCAacctatataaaaaaaacattttttttccaaaatatattCTTTGAATATACATTATAACTACCATTTTTGAAAGCTAGtaaataactaataaaacaataaaatggtACCTTTTTTCTATGAACTGtgtaagaattaaataaaaaaaagggaataaaagaaatttaataaaaaatcaaaaaagaaaagaaaaaaggatcaATAActgtaattttatctaattctcttttttttttccttcttcttcttcttctcttcaaTTGAGTTTTTCTTTCAGGTCCCTTGAGTAACGCCTGTATTTCAATTCAACCAGCACCAAGCCGCTTTGTTTCtactttctatttttatttttctttcccagtaataaattaattaaaatatattttcaaaaatattatttaaacctTCTTCATTAGATCCGaacgtttttttttcttttaatttttgataaaacctaaagtaaaatagggaaaaaagaACAAACCATAAGTTTAGTTGTTTCTAAAAcagttttgtatttttttttggttgaaaGCTTTGTTTCTGAACAACCTTAATCTTTCTGTAagaactttttttattttcctaaatATTATCGCTGcgtttttttgctatttttatgtCTTTCAGTTTTTTAACTGATGCTAGTTCCCTTGCAgttgttctgtttcttttaacgAAGTATTAAACGTTTTGATTCACTGTTTTTCATTCTCCGTTCATTTTATACGGTCTTACGATcttcttttcaaaaaaattcaatgcAAGTTTAGCGAAGAAATTAGTTTGAATTTATACGAGAAAAAAAGTTACTTTTCTTGTCCAAAAAAATGATGTTATCGGCGTCGCCAACCAGTATAGCAAAAAGTTCGCTAGAAGAGATGTTAGAGTCTCTACGATGGCAAGATGAGGACGAGAAGCCTAAAGACTTGCCACCGGCTTTACCGTCTCGGCCAACATCCAAGGCTAGACTTCCCTCGGCTCGCCGCTCCCTTCCGACGAACTTCAGAGTCGATTCTAACGGCGAAAGCGGTGGAATTTCAAGTGAAGTGGAACGAAAAGAGGAAGATAAAAGGAAGGAAGAAGAGTTGGGAGTGAAGAGACATGTTTTTGGGAGCAGAAAGATGAGGAAATTTGTGAATGTGGATTCGCCCTATAATTTGGAGGCAGTTGAAGGGAAGAAAGGGGAAGATAGGGTTTCGGATGCTAAAGTTGAGGTGAATGATAATATTgggcattttttaaaaaaagtaagtGTTAAAGTCGAAAATTGTTTTTTTCAATTGCTTTGTTCTATAAGATTGTTATTCGTGTTTTAATACCATTTAGCTGGGCATTTAATAATTCCTGGggaaatttgaagaaaattttagttttatttaactttgATCCTTGTTTTAATACCATTTAGGAGGCATCTAATTAGAAGCTGGAGGGGAAAATATGTGTTCTTTTATGAAATGAGAACCTGCAGATTAGTTTAgcctcctttttttcttttaatatttaagtaaatcattttaatagttttctTCGACAATTACTAAATACTAATGTGTGTCAAAGAAGTATTTTTCTTAATGAACAAGGAATGCTTTTGATGAAATGGGTTTGGGGGTGCTATGCTACAAATTGCGTACAATAACCTAATGGAGTCTaactttataattataaaaatatggtttcatGACAACGAATTTGCAATGTTAGAAAATAGGCAGTATGGTTCATTTTTTATACTGCACTAGGGTTTATAACccaggatgtgtgtgattgtcgaACATACTAGGATGTTGGTTTCAATTTTATGTAAATGTGATTTTTTCCAAACAGACAATGATATAAATTGTTGTTCAAAGGTTGTAAAGAGTGTGTTCgcttcaaaaaaaaaaggtctATACGAAATTTCGACTAgtacttaatttttcttttgttgaaaCATAAGAAATGGGAAGCATGTGCTTGAACATTCGTCTTCTGTGAAAATGATTACTAGTTTAGGTAAATgtattcaatttaaataaattgtatttacTGTGAGAGGATTGGTTACAGAAACTTCGTGTTTGGTGCCGGCTATCAAATGGGCTGTGGGGATCTGGAACTATACAATCTACATCAGGAGAAGAATCATTTGTCTCCCTTTCCAATGGAAATGTAAGTTTGGATTGGTCATGGTTTTTAAAAGATTGGATAATTAGTATTCAGTATTCATTTTAGCatgtttttatttcgatttacaTTGTATTGTTGGTATaggttgtaaaagtctcaaacaACGAGCTCTTACCTACAAACCCAGAAATTTTGGAGGGTGTGAATGATCTCATACAGCTTAGTTATTTGAACGAGCCATCAGTTCTTCAGAATCTTAAGTACATATATTCTCGTGATATGATATATGTAAGCAGGATATAACCCTTACTTATGCACTTACTAAAGAGGATTATCTCTGCTTCCGAGCTTCatttatactctttttttttctttatgtagAGTAAAGCAGGTCTAGTTTTGATTGCAGTCAACCCGTACAAAGATGTCCAAATTTATGGGGAAGAGTTTGTCACAAGTTATAGGCAGAAGGCTACTGACAACCCTCATGTTTTTGCTACAGCAGACACTGCTTATAATGAGATGATGAATGGTGAACGAAgccattctttctttttctttctgaaGTTAGCGTAAACAAGTGATAGTTTGTTTGTGTTGTTGTAATAACATGTTTCTGATTCTCTATCAATtgcctatttttaaaattttgcagaTGGAATAAGTCAGTCTATAATCATAAGGTTAGTtggaaatttaatatttgttgtAATATGAGTACTGTAGCTTTTAAGCACAGGTTTTTGTTTACAAACCAtagaatcaaataaataaatttatcttgCAGTGGGGAAAGTGGAGCTGGGAAAACTGAGACAGCAAAAATGGCAATGCGGTACCTAGCTGCCCTTGGAGGTGGCAATGGCAGGATAGGACGTAAAATCCTTGAGACACATTGCATACTTGAAGCATTCGGGAATGCAAAGACATCCAAGAATGACAATTCTAGCCGATTTGTGAGTTCTTTTTTCCTTCACTCTCTATTACTATAAATTATTCTCATGGCTAAAAGAATCCTTGCTGATTGTATAAACCCCAGAGGACCAATTTCTACTTTGGTTTGTGTTTTTCACATTTGCTATAGCTCAGTAAAGTACTTCTTTATTACTCTGTTATGATGCAGGGCAAGCTTACAGAAATTTATTTTACTGAAACGGGGAAGATATCCGGTGCCAAAATTCAAACTTGTAAGcatattgaatttaaaaattgcTATTATAACTTTGTAGTAATAAAATAACATAGATTAATCCTGGCCACTGACTTGATTTTTGTGCTAATGTTGATTCATCAACTAATAATCGTGGATAGTTCTTCTGGAAAAGGTGAGTTCCTGACCCAGTTACACTTTATATTGGATTTTATCTCTGTTATCATGTATGATATCTGATGTTGATGTTTTTTATGTCACCTTTGAGCAGTCAAGAGTAGTTCAGTTGGCTGCTGGTGAACGGTCTTACCATATCTTTTATCAACTTTGTGTTGGTGCTCCACCAACTCTAAGAGGTACTATTTCATTTTACAGCATTTCACGGTCTAGTTCAGAAAAGTTTAGGCTCTGGGAAATATATTTATGATCCTTGGAATCATTTCTTTGCAGAGAAAATGAATCTTAAAATGGCCAGTGAGTACAACTATCTTATCCAGAGTGACAGCTTGGTGATTAATGGTGTTGATGATGCTAAGAAATTCCAGAAGCTTGTGGTAATTTGAAAGGCTAGATTTAATGTCACCATAATAGTGTAGGCATTTGtttaccatttaatttgtcaCATGTCTTTTAAGCAATAGTTTCCCCTTTTCTGCAGGAAGCCTTAGACATTGTTCAAATGTGCAAAGAAGAGCAAGAGCAAGCATTTGCAATGATTGCTGCAGTGCTGTGGCTGGGAAATATATCATTTCAATCAATTGACAATGAACATTACGTGGAGGCATCTGCTGATGAAGGTAATAATATTTGTGCACAGAGAGAGAGAAACTGGATTCCTTCTTTGTTGTAGAATTTTTCAATTAACTGGATTTGCTTGCGCCTTACATAAAACAATGAATATAATGCCTGTTAGCTAGCCCTTTGTTTTGCTTGCAAGTATAAGTGagatctttttcttttccccttgTTGCAGCTTTAACCAGTGCTGCCAGGCTGATGGGTTGTACACCCCATGAACTGAATCAAGTTTTATCTACCCATAGAGTCCAAGCTGGCAAAGatatttttgttaagaaattgaCATTGCAACAGGTTCGTTCAGTTTTTATTAGCAAAAGTATTCTTCCTCAATTCTCCCATCATAAGTCATATTCTATATTAGCTGTTGCGCACACATTAATGACATGATAATGTTCTTTTTGTAATATAGGCGATTGACTCGAGAGATGCATTGGCAAAATTCATCTATGCAAGCTTGTTTGACTGGCTTGTGGAACAAATCAACAAGTCACTTGGAGTTCATAAAAAATACATAGGCAGGTCCATAAGCATCCTTGACATTTATGGGTTTGAATCATTTAAGGTAAGTAGTTTATAGTTGGCTGTTTAGATATTATAATTTTGTAGAAAGTTTGTTCAACTAATAATATTTCTTTTCTGATTTTCAGAAAAATAGCTTTGAACAGTTTTGTATAAATTATGCAAATGAGAGGCTGCAACAACACTTCAACCGGTATCTATTTAAGCTTGGGCAAGAGGTAAGCAACTCAAACCTTAAGTTGGATTTCCATAACTCTGCCCTTATTTTACTTGGCTTACAGATTGATTTTTAGTAGTCAAATTTCTATATGATCTGTTTCCCACTATCAAGagtctcttcctttttttgtatTTCAGGAGTATGGGTTGGATGGGATTGATTGGACCAAAGTTGATTTTGAAGACAACCAAGAGTGCTTGGACTTATTTGAGAAGGTAACTTGGTTAAATAGTTTCTTTGTCAGCAAAGCTCATTTAAAATCCATTAGAATGACTCTTTTCAAAATATATTGCGCGGCATGTGGTTCATGTGTATTTTGTGGTTTTCCTTCTATTTAGAAATTGAGCTTGGTTTTACTGAAGTATGTTATCTTAGCTTCGGTGCTGATGCAGGCTGAAGTTTTTATTTCCTTATCTCGTTTTATTACAAAGCAAAATGTTTCAGGTTAATCTGTTATTCttctttttaattgtttattttgcaGAAACCATTGGGGATATTTTCTTTGTTGGATGAGGAATCAAATTTCCCCAATTCAACTGATTTTACCCTTGCTAATAAGTTGAAGCAGCATCTGCATTCTAGTTCTTACTTCAAAGGAGATAGAGGCAGGGCCTTTAGTGTACGACATTTTGCGGGAGAGGTCAGTCACTGCTCTTTCGAGGACAGTTAGAAATTCATTTTAAgatttcctttcattcaatttcaaaggAAACATAGTCAAACCCTGAGTTGCAATTAAGAAAGTGTAATTTTTGGAAATGTTGAATTTGTTTACAAATAGGTTCAAAGGTATTGCATACTAGtaaaattgtaatgcaagaagCATGCATGAAATTACTGATTTTTGGACTTCTGCAGGTATTATATGATACTAATGGCTTTTTGGAAAAGAACAGAGATTCTCTGAACTCTGACTTAGTCCAACATCTATCATCCTGTAATAGCGAGTTGCCACGATTGTTTGCCAAAAAAAGAATTAATCAATCTCTAAAACCAACAATTTCATCGGACACTCCAAAGCAAAGTGTTGGTACAAATTTTAAGGTAAAATTACTTCCTTAATTGTTTTGATCCAACTATATCTGGTGGTTGTAATGTAGTTCAAACTGATTGATAAAACTACAAAGCTTTTTATGGTCTCCATTCTAATAGAGAAggttttttaacattaatcttcATCATAAAGCATTTGTACATTTTCCAATCCTTTGAATGTCATATATTATTAAGTGTTTTTGGTTCTTGTGTCTTTTTCTTGGGTATTTGACATGAATTTCCCTTTGAAATCTTTTACATTACTTTGGCAATGCCGGAGTATCTAATGTAGTAGTATGAATATTGGTGTTTACTGCACAATGGCATACTTTGTAGATGTTTAGGCTTTTCTTCTGTACTCGCAGGGCCAACTCTTCAAACTAATGCACCAGTTGGAAAATACAAAACCTCA
This window encodes:
- the LOC107917722 gene encoding myosin-2 isoform X1, encoding MMLSASPTSIAKSSLEEMLESLRWQDEDEKPKDLPPALPSRPTSKARLPSARRSLPTNFRVDSNGESGGISSEVERKEEDKRKEEELGVKRHVFGSRKMRKFVNVDSPYNLEAVEGKKGEDRVSDAKVEVNDNIGHFLKKKLRVWCRLSNGLWGSGTIQSTSGEESFVSLSNGNVVKVSNNELLPTNPEILEGVNDLIQLSYLNEPSVLQNLKYIYSRDMIYSKAGLVLIAVNPYKDVQIYGEEFVTSYRQKATDNPHVFATADTAYNEMMNDGISQSIIISGESGAGKTETAKMAMRYLAALGGGNGRIGRKILETHCILEAFGNAKTSKNDNSSRFGKLTEIYFTETGKISGAKIQTFLLEKSRVVQLAAGERSYHIFYQLCVGAPPTLREKMNLKMASEYNYLIQSDSLVINGVDDAKKFQKLVEALDIVQMCKEEQEQAFAMIAAVLWLGNISFQSIDNEHYVEASADEALTSAARLMGCTPHELNQVLSTHRVQAGKDIFVKKLTLQQAIDSRDALAKFIYASLFDWLVEQINKSLGVHKKYIGRSISILDIYGFESFKKNSFEQFCINYANERLQQHFNRYLFKLGQEEYGLDGIDWTKVDFEDNQECLDLFEKKPLGIFSLLDEESNFPNSTDFTLANKLKQHLHSSSYFKGDRGRAFSVRHFAGEVLYDTNGFLEKNRDSLNSDLVQHLSSCNSELPRLFAKKRINQSLKPTISSDTPKQSVGTNFKGQLFKLMHQLENTKPHFIRCIKPNCKQLPDMYEEELVLQQLRYCGILEVVKISRAGYPTRMTHLEFAERYGFLLLETNAYQDPLSISVAVLKQFNVLPDMYRVGYTKLYLRTGQIGALEDRRKQVLQGVIQVQKYFRGHRARRLFHEFNKGAKTIQSFVCGENIRRKYAIEANRCSSYASHLLDEQLASVIYLQSVIRGWLARRDFNNMHNLKQLNLESVKCRRKVGRKISEAKVFATLDTDMPHEQQIQVVPSVMVELQRKVLKAEAILGQKEQENATLREQLQQYEARQLEYEAKMKSMEDMWQKQMASLQTSLAAARKSLAADSNAGQRRGDVVSPRYYDSEDNVSMGSRTPVGNMPDVVRGRENGSLNAVGNLLKEFEQRRQTFDDDAKSLAEIRMAQPTSNVNPDDEFRRLKCRFETWKKEYKLRLKETKARLHKRGYESDKTRRKWWEKLGSRS
- the LOC107917722 gene encoding myosin-2 isoform X2; the protein is MMLSASPTSIAKSSLEEMLESLRWQDEDEKPKDLPPALPSRPTSKARLPSARRSLPTNFRVDSNGESGGISSEVERKEEDKRKEEELGVKRHVFGSRKMRKFVNVDSPYNLEAVEGKKGEDRVSDAKVEVNDNIGHFLKKKLRVWCRLSNGLWGSGTIQSTSGEESFVSLSNGNVVKVSNNELLPTNPEILEGVNDLIQLSYLNEPSVLQNLKYIYSRDMIYSKAGLVLIAVNPYKDVQIYGEEFVTSYRQKATDNPHVFATADTAYNEMMNDGISQSIIISGESGAGKTETAKMAMRYLAALGGGNGRIGRKILETHCILEAFGNAKTSKNDNSSRFGKLTEIYFTETGKISGAKIQTFLLEKSRVVQLAAGERSYHIFYQLCVGAPPTLREKMNLKMASEYNYLIQSDSLVINGVDDAKKFQKLVEALDIVQMCKEEQEQAFAMIAAVLWLGNISFQSIDNEHYVEASADEALTSAARLMGCTPHELNQVLSTHRVQAGKDIFVKKLTLQQAIDSRDALAKFIYASLFDWLVEQINKSLGVHKKYIGRSISILDIYGFESFKKNSFEQFCINYANERLQQHFNRYLFKLGQEEYGLDGIDWTKVDFEDNQECLDLFEKKPLGIFSLLDEESNFPNSTDFTLANKLKQHLHSSSYFKGDRGRAFSVRHFAGEVLYDTNGFLEKNRDSLNSDLVQHLSSCNSELPRLFAKKRINQSLKPTISSDTPKQSVGTNFKGQLFKLMHQLENTKPHFIRCIKPNCKQLPDMYEEELVLQQLRYCGILEVVKISRAGYPTRMTHLEFAERYGFLLLETNAYQDPLSISVAVLKQFNVLPDMYRVGYTKLYLRTGQIGALEDRRKQVLQGVIQVQKYFRGHRARRLFHEFNKGAKTIQSFVCGENIRRKYAIEANRCSSYASHLLDEQLASVIYLQSVIRGWLARRDFNNMHNLKQLNLESVKCRRKVGRKISEAKDMPHEQQIQVVPSVMVELQRKVLKAEAILGQKEQENATLREQLQQYEARQLEYEAKMKSMEDMWQKQMASLQTSLAAARKSLAADSNAGQRRGDVVSPRYYDSEDNVSMGSRTPVGNMPDVVRGRENGSLNAVGNLLKEFEQRRQTFDDDAKSLAEIRMAQPTSNVNPDDEFRRLKCRFETWKKEYKLRLKETKARLHKRGYESDKTRRKWWEKLGSRS